DNA sequence from the Gloeocapsa sp. DLM2.Bin57 genome:
ACGCTCTAAACCATCTGTAAAATCTGTGCAGATTAAGCAAGTTTTTGACATATACAATCATAAATACTTTTCTTCTAGATTAACACTTATTCTAGAGAAAATAATGGTTACAAACCCCAACCACCCCAGTTTTTTTATCAACAGCTTATAAACCAAGGATAACCCAACCAGAGAAGGAGGTAGTAACTACCTATTGATTACGCTTTTACATCAAGGGCTGATCCTCTAATCCCCATTGATGTTTAAGAAACTCCTTGTACAAATTTTCTCTAACCATCATCTGCTCGTAAAGTTGAATCAAAAATTCTTGAGCTTG
Encoded proteins:
- a CDS encoding NblA-related protein is translated as MSESVNLSLEQQFSLRSFESQVQQMSHQQAQEFLIQLYEQMMVRENLYKEFLKHQWGLEDQPLM